The Pectobacterium wasabiae CFBP 3304 DNA segment GACCATCATGGGGGGAGAAACGGGATTCAGCTATAAATTAACGGATAGCTGGAAAACGGACGCCAGTCTAGCGTATTCCTGGGCGAAGAATACCGATGACCATCGACCGCTACCGCAAATTCCGCCGCTGGAGGCGCGGTTGGGATTATCGTGGGAAAAAGGGAATTGGAGTAGCACGGGTTTGCTACGTCTGGTGAGTCAGCAAAATAGGGTCGCGATTAGCGAAGGTAATGTTGTCGGGAAAGACTTTGATAATAGTCCTGGCTTCGCGATTTTTTCGGCCAATGCGACGTATCGCGTCAACCAATACGTTAAATTGAGTACGGGTGTCGATAACCTATTTAACACCACTTACAACGAACACCTCAACCTTGCTGGTAATAGCAGTTTCGGTTATTCGGCCAACACGTCCGTAAATGAACCGGGTCGAACCTATTGGGCGAAGGTGAATGTCACCTTCTGATTCGTTGTAGCATTCGGATAAACTGCACCGTAATCATTCTCTGACGGATTACGGTGCGGTTCGGGTGGCGATACGCCGCGTGAAACATGCACTTTCATTCTCTCTGCGAAGATTAGTCTCAATTATTTCGACACATGCTGACAAATCCCGGGTGCTGAACTATTTTCATAAGTAATTATCACGTTACGGAGGTTGATATGGGATTTTGGCGCATCGTACTGACTATTCTTCTGCCACCGCTGGGCGTGTTATTGGGGAAAGGGATTGGTTGGGCATTTATTCTGAATATTATTTTGACGCTGTTAGGCTATTTTCCCGGTTTGGTGCATGCGTTTTGGGTGCAGACAAAAGACGATGGGATTTAATGGCTGAAAAAGCTGAACGACGATTGTGACGAAATAATGGGGAGGCATGTTGGCCTTCCCATTATTTTTTACGTACGTGCAAGATTGGCAATTAATAATAACCAATCAGTTTCCACCACACTAAGCCGACGATAAAGATCAGAGCGACGTTAAACGTGACGATGCAGAAATTGATTTTATAGAAACGGTGGCGTTCAAAATATCCCTGAGCAAAGTAGATAGGGCCGGGGCCGCCACCGTATTCGGTATTTCCCCACATCAGGTTACTAAAAATCCCAAAACAGATGGCGACCATCATGGGCGGTGCGCCTGCGGCTATGGCGGTAGCGGCGAAGGGCGCATAAAGCGCGGCGACGTGACCAGAGGCGGTAGCAAACAGATAATGCACATAGATATAGAGAATGCCGAGAATAACAAAGGTTTCCATCGCGCCGAAGCCCTGTATGGAATTACCCAGCTTGACGGTCATCCACTTAATGAAGCCAAGGTCAGACAGCCCCGCGGCGAGGCTGATAATGACGCTGAACCAGATTACAGTATCCCAGGCTGCGCGATCGCTTAGAACCTCTTTCCACTGGACGGCCTGAGTGACGAACAGATAGGCAACTAGTGCCAGCCCGACGGATGTAGCAGAGAAGCCCGTGATTAGGCTGGTGCCCCAGCCAAGCAGCGCAAGCACAAAGCCAAACGCCACTTTTTTCTCTGCCGATTTCATGTTCCCCAATTCCGTCAGTGACCGGCGTCCCATCTCCTTGGCTTCTGGCGTTTTTTTCAATTCCGGGTTCAGTATTTTGTAGACCAGCAATGGCATCAGACAGAAGCAGCACATGGCTGGCACGACAGCCGCAATAAACCAGCCGCCCCAGGTAATATCCACGCCTAATGAGGTTTTTGCCAGGCTGCCAACGAGCGGGTTGGCGGCCATGCCAGTGAGGAAAATCGCGCCAGTGATCGGCGTAAACTGAAAGCAGACCATGATCAGAAAATCCCCGATCTTTTTACCGCTAACGCCGGGTGTTGAGCCTAATACTTCATTAATTGAACGTGCGATGGGAAAGATAATTCCGCCCGAACGCGCGGTGACGGATGGCATGGCAGGCGCCATGATCAGGTCGGATACGCCCAGTGAATAAGCGATCCCCAAACTGCTTCCACCGAATAGCGACAGCATTTTGTAGGCGATACGTTTTCCCAACCCGGATGTGACAAAGCCCAGCGAGAGGATATAGGCGCAGAAGATGAGCCAGACGGTGCCGCTGGAAAAACCGGCTAGTGCTTTCGCTTCTGTTAATGTTCCCGTGAAAATGGTGATGCAAAGGACAAGTAGCATAATCGCGCCCGATGGCAGAGGCTGCGTCAATATCGCTGCGATAGTGGCGGCAAAAATCGCAAACATATGCCATGCCTGTGGCGTAAGGCCATCAGGAACCGGAGAAAACCAGATAATCAGGCCCAGCAGGAGAGGAATAATAACCGCGACTATTTTTTTCTTGGTGGAGGATTCGGATGACATAGCGTCTCCTTAATCGTGCAAGCAATGGTTATCCGCCATCGTTCCCGGCAACAGAGAGCCTGCCCAGACGCGTTATTATCTTGCGTCTGGGGGATATCGATCTCAGCCTGTGAATTAGGGAGATACCGGATAATTACCGGTGATGACTATTTTCTTTCCGTTTTATTTACTACCTGATCAACCATTTGAGGGGCACTCCCCAAGTAATTGACGGGGTTGGTCAGGTCTTCGATTAATTTGGGATCGAGGCGACTGGCGACGCTTGGCATTGCATTGAGAACATCGGCCAGCGTGCCGCCTTTCTCATTTACGATACGGCAGGCATCGTAGACGATGTCATGCGCTTCCTGACGACCAATATACGGTGCCAGCCCCATCATCACGGCTTCTGCCACAATCAGGCCATTGGTCATATTGAGGTTTTTCAGCATCATCTTCTCATCAACAATGAGACCATTTAGCATGAACTTAGCCTGATGAAGTGCGCCCGCGGAGAGAATGAAACTTTCCGGGATGGCGATCCACTCTGCATGCCAAGGGCCTGTGGCGCGTTCCAGATCTTGCACCATCGCATCCAGCATTAACCCAGCCTGTTGGCGAACGCCTTTAGAACAGGCCAGCATTAGCTCGCTGGAAATGGGGTTACGCTTTTGCGGCATGGTGCTGCTGGCTCCACGGCCTTTGACAAACGGTTCATACAGTTCGCCGAATTCGTTGGAGGCCATCAGCATGACGTCATAGCCAATTTTCCCTAGCGAACCGGTGATGACTGCCAGCAGGTTGACGGCTTCGGCAAAGCCATCACGAGCCACATGCCAGGTTGAGGTTGGTACGCCCAGACCCAGTTCTGCCATCAGTGCTTTTTGCACCGCGAGTCCTTTGTCACCCAGTGAGGCCAATGTTCCAGCGGCACCCGCGAACTCACCCACCAGCACGCGAGGGCGCAGTTGGGCGAGGCGCTCGGCATGACGGTCAAACATATCCAGCCAGATGGCCGCTTTGTAGCCGAAGGTAATCGGTAGTGCCTGTTGTAAATGAGTACGCCCAGCCATTGGCGTATTACGGTAACGCACGGCCAGTCCGGCCAAAATAGAACGCAGTGCCTCGATGTCAGCTTCAATTAACGCGAATGCATCACGGATTTGCAGCACTACGGCGGTATCCATAATGTCCTGAGTCGTTGCGCCCCAGTGAACATAACCGCCAGATTGACCAGCCTGCTTGGAAATCTGGTGCACCAGCGGCAGGATAGGGTAGCCCACAATTTCTGTTTCGTGGCGCAGTAGCTCAAAATCGAGTGTGTCGGCGTTACAGCGGGCTGTGATTTCTGCAGCAGCCTCTTCTGGAATCACGCCACAACGCGCTTGCGCATTGGCCAGTGCGATCTCTACTTCCACATATTTACGAATAAGTTCCCGGTCATCGAAGATCGCCCGCATTTCCGGGGTACCAAATGAATCACGGAATAGAACTGAATCAAGCACATTCGAAGCCATAACGCCTCCTGAAGCGGATGTATTGGTGATAAGATGCAGACCATATCCGCGATAAGATGAAGCGTGCTTACCTTGATGAGCGGCATGGCCTGAAAAATCAAATATACGGACATGTTTAAATGTCCGGACATGTTGTATTTATAACATCATGTCCGGACAAGTTAGGGAAGCAGTGAAATGTTATTTTGTGATGCAGGGCATCAATATTGATTAAGAGCGTGAGCCGATGAAAGAACCCTTGTATAAGCGCATTGCCCGTGAACTCAGCCAGAATATTACGCTAGGCCAGTATCCGGCGGGTTCGTTGATCCCCTCCGAGCTGGAACTCTGTGAGCAGTATCAGGTTAGCCGTCACACCGTTAGGGAGGCGCTGCGCGATCTCACGGAGGCGGGTTTGCTATCCCGTCGCAAGGGGGTGGGTTCCGTTGTTGTCGATAATGATGAAAAGCGGGAACGCAATCATCCTCTGGCTAGCCTTGAGGATCTGTTCGTGCTGGCAAAAACCAACCTGCGCGTAGTGAAGAAGATTGATGAAGTCGTGGCGGATGTTGAGCTGGCACAGATTATCGGTGGCAAGCCGGGCGACCGCTGGCTGCATATTGCCAGTATTCGTGAAGACAGCCAGAAAAAGGACTCCCCGATATGCTGGACTGATAGCTACGTTAGCCCGGATTATGCCAAGGTCAAAAGTCTGGTACGCAGCGATCCGTTTGCTTTGATTAGCGATTTGATTGAAAAGCATTACGGCGTGCAGGGGGAAGAAGTACGTCAGACGATTTCTGCCGTTGGCGTTCCAGCCAAAATAGCGAAAACGCTGGGTGTTGACGTCGGTTACCCGGCATTAAAAATCGTACGTCATTATCTTGATCGCTCGGGAAATGTCTTTGAAACCACGGTATCGATCCATCCGGCAGACCGATATACCTGTTCCATTACGCTGAAGCGCCAAACGGGCAACCGAACGTAATCCGCTTGATGCCTTCGTGAAGTCTGTTGGTTTCCCGTCTACACGTGCCTGCGTGAATAACGCAGGCACAACCCTTGTTGTTCGTGTTTCTGTTGTCATTGCTGTTGTTACGCACGCACTACCTGATTGCGTCCTTGCTGTTTGGCCTGATAAAGCGCGATATCGGCGCGGTTTATCAGCATGCTGAGTGTTTCACCAGCCCGATATTCAGCAACACCACAACTAACGGTCACCTGAATGGTTCCTTCACGGTAGGGAAGGTGGGCTATTTCTATACTCTGGCGTAGTGCCTCGGCGCGCTGTTGGGCGGCGTTGATATCGCAATCATCGAGCAGAATAACGAACTCTTCACCTCCCCAACGGCAGGACTGATCGCTGGAGCGGGTATTGGTGGACAAGAGAGCGGAAATTTCTTGTAAAACCAGATCTCCCACATTGTGCCCATACTGGTCATTGATTTTCTTGAAGTGATCAATATCAATGAGAAGAATGGAAAGCGATTTGTGCTGTAAGGCACTTTTCGTACCAAGACGATGGAATAAATAATCAAATGCCTGACGGTTCATGAGGCCGGTTAATTTATCCGTTGTCGCCATTTGTTCTAGGCGGCGTTGGTATCCGCCAATGGTCAGCCACAGCAGAAATAAGAAAAGGACACTGACGAACGTGCTGATACCCAGGTTTTTTAGCAGCGTGGAGAACAGTCGCTTTTCACTGGGGTGGCTGATTTGTTCTACCATCAAATACCAACCGAATTCGGGGAGTAGTCGGGTGTTAAGGAAAATATGCTCCCCGTTTGATTGATATTCATAAGCGCCACCGGGAGCGGTTAGGATCATGGTCGCAATATTGCTCAACCCCGGTTGTTGCTGGATCTTGAGCGGACGGCGATAGGTTTCGCTATGTAAGGTAATGTTGCCTTCCTTATCAACGAAATAGATCGTTCGGTTATAGCGTTGCTCATATTTATCAATGAGGTGTTTAACCCGCTCCACGGGAATACCTACGCCAGTAATACCGATAAAATTGCCGTCATAATCCACGACTTTGTGATTGATTAAAATATCAAGGCGCGTGCGATTCTCAGGATCGAACGAGATATTGATGGCATAAGGCATCTCGTCCGATAGCGTTCGGTGTTGAAAATACCACTGATCGTCTGGTGAATCCTCTGAGACGGTTTTCAGGATGCGTAGTGGGTCGTAGTAGCGCTTGGATTTATCAGAAATGAAGAAAGAAAATACGGTATCGAAGCGACGATCGATTTCTCGCAGGTAGCGAAACATGGCTTGCGGATCGTTTTCATCGTTTAGCACCCAGTCGCGTAAAAAGGTATCGTGTGCCATCAGCGACGAAATAAAGATAGGTTTTAACAAGTCTTGTTGGATTTCTGAATAGACGTTATCACTGGTCAGCGGCAGGGTATTTTCTTCAATTTCTTCTTCCAGTGATTCCTTAGCCACTTCATAACTGGTCCAACTGATAACGAGAAAGGCGGCGAGCAGCATGGAGCCAAGTATTATGATTGCGCGCGTTTTGTCCAGCCAGCGTGCATTATTGATGAATCCAGTCTGCAAAATAATCTCCCCAGAGAACCCTTTATGAGGTAGGTGAATAAACCTCTGTTTTCACCTAAAAATAGTGGTGCAACATTTTACTGGAATGACGGTGTGGCACAATCGGGTGAGTGAATCACTGACGCATCGGGTTCAGTATAGTGGTTCCGCGGTGGAAGTATTAGAGCGGATTGCTGAAACGTCAGGCTTTGGATTGTGGACGTGCCTTTGTCGGTTTGATTCTCCTTCCCACGTTTTCATGCTGTACATAGGTTTGTAAACAAACAGGGCACCATGTGGTGTCCTGTTTGTTTATAAGGATGATTCAGCGGATTACTTAAATACGCGGAAACGCTCTTCAAAGGCGATATAAGTTTTCTCACCCGCAGGCTGCTCGATTGAGCCGAATGGCATTTGAGCACGCAGCTTCCAACTGGCGGGCAGATCCCACTGTGCTTTGACGTCATTGTCGATCAGCGGATTGTAATGCTGGAGTGAGGCACCGATTTTTTCCTGCGCCAGCGTGGACCACACGGCGGACTGAGCGATACCGGTTGAGTGTTCTGACCAAACCGGGAAGTTATCGGCATAAAGTGCGAATTTTTCCTGCAGCGCTTCAATTACGCTGGTGTCTTCAAAGAACAGGACGGTTCCCGCACCGGCAGCAAAGGAGGCCAGTTTGTTTTCTGTCGAGGCAAACGCGTCCGCAGGCACAATTTTCTTCAGTTGCTGTTTAACGATATCCCACAGCTTGTGGTGTTGCTCACCGAACAGAATGACAACGCGGGAGCTTTGCGAATTAAAAGCGGAGGGGCTTTCATTAACGGCTTCAGTAATGAGTGCGGTAACCTGATCTTCTGGTATCGGCAATTTGTTGCCGATGGCATAGATTGAACGACGGGCCTTGATTGATTGCAAAAAAGCATTACTCATGGTGTGTTCCTCAGTTTACGTGATGACTAACCTTGATACTGTGTCACTGATTTTTCTTGTGTTCAACGGTTTATGTGCCGGACATGAATCTTTCCCACTTCGCGGTTACCCGCCGCAGACGTCGCAGCGTGGGTTTTTTGGCAGCGTTATTTCACGAAATTGCAGCGTCATCGCATCAAACATCAGCAACCGTCCGGTGACGAGTTTACCGTAACCTGTTAGCCATTTAATGGCTTCCATCGCCTGCAAGCTCCCGATGGTGCCGACCAGCGGCGACATGACGCCCGCTTCGACACAGGTCAGCGCATTGGCACCGAACAAACGGCTGAGGCAATGGTAGCAAGGTTCATCAGGCTGATAGGTAAAGACGCTGATTTGGCCTTCCATCCGAATTGCTGCACCGGAGATCAGGGGTTTCTTGAGCTGAAAGCCAATACGGTTCAGGCGGTTGCGAATGTCGACGTTGTCGGTACAGTCCAACATGGCATCATGCTTGCTAACCAGTTCCTTTAACGCCTCGTCATCAAGATTGCCATCAACCGTGTCGAGCGAAAGATGCGGATTCATGTCGGATAGCGTCAGGCGTGCTGATTCGACTTTTGCCATCCCGATACGGGTATCGCGGTGTAGAACCTGACGTTGCAGGTTAGACAGAGATACGGTATCAAAATCCAGCAGCGTCAAGTGGCCTACGCCCGCCGCAGCCAGATATTGCGCGGCGGCACAGCCCAGACCGCCCAGCCCGACAATCAACAGGCGCGATGCTTTTAGTTTTTCCTGTCCGTCAAAATCAAAGCCGCGCAACACAATCTGTCGATTGTAGCGCAGCATTTCTTCATCGCTCAGTTCCGGCAACATACTTAGTGCCCCAGCAAGGCGTTGAAGGGCTCGATTTCTACCCATTCGCCAGCGGCGACGCGGCCTCGATCTTGTTCAAGCACGATGAAACAGTTCCCGAGACTGAACGAGCTGAAAACGTGCGAACCTTGATGTCCGGTAGTTCTCACTTCCAGCTCTCCCTGCGCATTTCTGCTGAAAATGCCGCGCTGGAAATCGGTGCGCCCCGGCGTCTTTTTCAGTGCGCTGGTGGTCTTGACGCGCACTCGTGGCGGCTGGTGCCATTGTGTATAGCCAGACAGACGCGCTAACAGCGGCTGAACCAGTTGATAGAATGTCAGCGCAGCGGACACCGGGTTCCCCGGCAGGCC contains these protein-coding regions:
- the moeB gene encoding molybdopterin-synthase adenylyltransferase MoeB, which codes for MLPELSDEEMLRYNRQIVLRGFDFDGQEKLKASRLLIVGLGGLGCAAAQYLAAAGVGHLTLLDFDTVSLSNLQRQVLHRDTRIGMAKVESARLTLSDMNPHLSLDTVDGNLDDEALKELVSKHDAMLDCTDNVDIRNRLNRIGFQLKKPLISGAAIRMEGQISVFTYQPDEPCYHCLSRLFGANALTCVEAGVMSPLVGTIGSLQAMEAIKWLTGYGKLVTGRLLMFDAMTLQFREITLPKNPRCDVCGG
- a CDS encoding DASS family sodium-coupled anion symporter, with the translated sequence MSSESSTKKKIVAVIIPLLLGLIIWFSPVPDGLTPQAWHMFAIFAATIAAILTQPLPSGAIMLLVLCITIFTGTLTEAKALAGFSSGTVWLIFCAYILSLGFVTSGLGKRIAYKMLSLFGGSSLGIAYSLGVSDLIMAPAMPSVTARSGGIIFPIARSINEVLGSTPGVSGKKIGDFLIMVCFQFTPITGAIFLTGMAANPLVGSLAKTSLGVDITWGGWFIAAVVPAMCCFCLMPLLVYKILNPELKKTPEAKEMGRRSLTELGNMKSAEKKVAFGFVLALLGWGTSLITGFSATSVGLALVAYLFVTQAVQWKEVLSDRAAWDTVIWFSVIISLAAGLSDLGFIKWMTVKLGNSIQGFGAMETFVILGILYIYVHYLFATASGHVAALYAPFAATAIAAGAPPMMVAICFGIFSNLMWGNTEYGGGPGPIYFAQGYFERHRFYKINFCIVTFNVALIFIVGLVWWKLIGYY
- a CDS encoding class-II fumarase/aspartase family protein yields the protein MASNVLDSVLFRDSFGTPEMRAIFDDRELIRKYVEVEIALANAQARCGVIPEEAAAEITARCNADTLDFELLRHETEIVGYPILPLVHQISKQAGQSGGYVHWGATTQDIMDTAVVLQIRDAFALIEADIEALRSILAGLAVRYRNTPMAGRTHLQQALPITFGYKAAIWLDMFDRHAERLAQLRPRVLVGEFAGAAGTLASLGDKGLAVQKALMAELGLGVPTSTWHVARDGFAEAVNLLAVITGSLGKIGYDVMLMASNEFGELYEPFVKGRGASSTMPQKRNPISSELMLACSKGVRQQAGLMLDAMVQDLERATGPWHAEWIAIPESFILSAGALHQAKFMLNGLIVDEKMMLKNLNMTNGLIVAEAVMMGLAPYIGRQEAHDIVYDACRIVNEKGGTLADVLNAMPSVASRLDPKLIEDLTNPVNYLGSAPQMVDQVVNKTERK
- a CDS encoding GntR family transcriptional regulator, with the protein product MKEPLYKRIARELSQNITLGQYPAGSLIPSELELCEQYQVSRHTVREALRDLTEAGLLSRRKGVGSVVVDNDEKRERNHPLASLEDLFVLAKTNLRVVKKIDEVVADVELAQIIGGKPGDRWLHIASIREDSQKKDSPICWTDSYVSPDYAKVKSLVRSDPFALISDLIEKHYGVQGEEVRQTISAVGVPAKIAKTLGVDVGYPALKIVRHYLDRSGNVFETTVSIHPADRYTCSITLKRQTGNRT
- a CDS encoding nitroreductase family protein — encoded protein: MSNAFLQSIKARRSIYAIGNKLPIPEDQVTALITEAVNESPSAFNSQSSRVVILFGEQHHKLWDIVKQQLKKIVPADAFASTENKLASFAAGAGTVLFFEDTSVIEALQEKFALYADNFPVWSEHSTGIAQSAVWSTLAQEKIGASLQHYNPLIDNDVKAQWDLPASWKLRAQMPFGSIEQPAGEKTYIAFEERFRVFK
- a CDS encoding sensor domain-containing diguanylate cyclase, translated to MQTGFINNARWLDKTRAIIILGSMLLAAFLVISWTSYEVAKESLEEEIEENTLPLTSDNVYSEIQQDLLKPIFISSLMAHDTFLRDWVLNDENDPQAMFRYLREIDRRFDTVFSFFISDKSKRYYDPLRILKTVSEDSPDDQWYFQHRTLSDEMPYAINISFDPENRTRLDILINHKVVDYDGNFIGITGVGIPVERVKHLIDKYEQRYNRTIYFVDKEGNITLHSETYRRPLKIQQQPGLSNIATMILTAPGGAYEYQSNGEHIFLNTRLLPEFGWYLMVEQISHPSEKRLFSTLLKNLGISTFVSVLFLFLLWLTIGGYQRRLEQMATTDKLTGLMNRQAFDYLFHRLGTKSALQHKSLSILLIDIDHFKKINDQYGHNVGDLVLQEISALLSTNTRSSDQSCRWGGEEFVILLDDCDINAAQQRAEALRQSIEIAHLPYREGTIQVTVSCGVAEYRAGETLSMLINRADIALYQAKQQGRNQVVRA
- a CDS encoding YqaE/Pmp3 family membrane protein — encoded protein: MGFWRIVLTILLPPLGVLLGKGIGWAFILNIILTLLGYFPGLVHAFWVQTKDDGI